One Nodularia sp. LEGE 06071 DNA segment encodes these proteins:
- a CDS encoding ABC transporter ATP-binding protein, which produces MTSKVDLVVNKLPPLQRLLNYGQKYRPQIYQATTYSIINTILDLAPPWLIGVAVDILVQQQDSFIGKLGITEVLWQFALLSLITAIVWIFESLSEYAYNRLWRNLAQNIQHNLRLEAYDHLQELESAYFEDSSTGGLMSILGDDINQLEDFLNGGANEIIQVTTSFIILIGGAFFILPLNITLAAMLPMPFILWGSLIYQKRLEPRYADVREKVSFLNSRLANNISGITTIKSFTAEKYESARLATESEAYKRSNAKAIKLSAAFVPVIRMLVLVGFTALLFLGGMAAYSGRISIGNYSVLLVLVQRLLWPLVFLGETFDRYQRAMASTKRVMDLLDTPIQIITGDMPLVIEEVQGEVEFKNITFAYGNSGTIIKDLSLHIPAGKTIAVVGSTGSGKSTLVKLLLRFYDVSVGKITIDGIDIQKLNLSDLRRSIGLVSQDVFLFHGTVAENIAYGTFDATDAAIIEAAKIAEAHDFIVQLSQGYETIVGERGQKLSGGQRQRIAIARAVVKNPPILILDEATSAVDNETEAAIQRSLDKITVNRTTIAIAHRLSTIRNADCIYVMEHGQLVEAGKHEELIEKNGIYASLWKVQSGVKVG; this is translated from the coding sequence ATGACATCAAAAGTTGACCTAGTAGTAAATAAACTTCCTCCCCTCCAAAGGTTGCTCAACTATGGACAAAAATATCGCCCACAAATTTATCAAGCCACAACCTATTCTATTATCAATACAATTTTAGATTTAGCACCACCTTGGCTAATTGGTGTTGCTGTAGATATATTAGTCCAACAGCAAGATTCTTTTATTGGCAAATTGGGAATTACAGAAGTCTTATGGCAATTTGCTCTACTTTCATTAATTACCGCTATTGTTTGGATATTTGAATCACTTTCTGAGTATGCCTATAATAGACTGTGGCGAAACTTAGCCCAAAATATTCAACATAATTTACGCTTAGAGGCTTATGATCATTTACAAGAATTAGAATCAGCTTATTTTGAAGATAGTAGTACAGGCGGTTTGATGTCTATTCTCGGTGATGATATCAACCAACTCGAAGACTTTTTAAATGGGGGAGCTAATGAAATTATCCAAGTCACCACTTCATTTATAATTTTAATCGGTGGTGCATTCTTCATTTTACCTCTCAATATTACCTTAGCAGCAATGCTACCAATGCCGTTTATTCTCTGGGGTTCATTAATCTATCAAAAGCGTCTCGAACCTCGTTATGCTGATGTTAGGGAAAAGGTGAGTTTTCTAAATTCTCGGTTAGCTAATAATATTAGTGGTATTACCACAATTAAAAGTTTCACTGCTGAAAAATATGAAAGTGCCAGATTAGCAACAGAAAGCGAAGCTTATAAAAGAAGTAATGCCAAAGCAATTAAACTTTCTGCGGCTTTTGTGCCTGTAATTAGAATGTTGGTTTTAGTTGGGTTTACGGCTTTATTATTTCTGGGAGGTATGGCAGCGTATTCTGGTAGGATATCTATTGGTAATTATAGTGTTTTATTAGTTTTAGTCCAAAGATTATTGTGGCCATTGGTATTTTTAGGAGAAACCTTTGACCGCTATCAACGGGCGATGGCTTCCACAAAACGAGTGATGGATTTGTTAGATACTCCCATCCAAATTATTACTGGAGATATGCCTTTAGTTATTGAGGAAGTACAGGGAGAAGTTGAGTTTAAAAATATTACTTTTGCCTATGGAAATAGTGGAACCATAATTAAAGATTTATCTTTACATATTCCTGCGGGAAAAACTATTGCAGTTGTTGGTTCTACTGGTTCGGGTAAAAGCACTTTAGTCAAACTATTGTTGCGCTTTTATGATGTTTCTGTGGGGAAAATTACTATTGATGGCATTGATATTCAAAAGTTGAATTTATCTGATTTGCGTCGCAGCATTGGTTTAGTGAGTCAAGATGTATTTTTATTTCATGGTACAGTGGCAGAAAATATCGCCTACGGAACTTTTGACGCTACTGATGCAGCAATTATAGAAGCAGCGAAAATTGCTGAGGCACATGATTTTATTGTGCAGTTATCCCAAGGTTATGAGACGATAGTTGGGGAACGAGGACAAAAGTTATCTGGGGGACAACGCCAACGGATAGCTATAGCTAGAGCAGTGGTAAAAAATCCGCCGATTTTGATTTTGGATGAGGCGACATCTGCGGTAGATAATGAGACGGAAGCGGCAATTCAACGCTCTTTAGATAAGATTACTGTGAATCGGACTACGATCGCGATCGCACATCGTCTTTCTACCATCCGCAATGCTGACTGCATCTATGTCATGGAACACGGACAGTTGGTGGAAGCCGGAAAACATGAGGAACTAATAGAGAAAAATGGGATTTATGCGAGTTTGTGGAAAGTCCAGTCGGGTGTCAAGGTGGGATAA
- a CDS encoding DUF1361 domain-containing protein → MKEELIATFLQVLRFNMRWMTWNLFLAFIPLALSIWLFRIKRGRSWLWWLGFLVFLAFLPNAPYLLTDIIHFIEDVRRIQSVWMITLVLIPIYLLVILAGFEAYVISLINFGYYLRRIGKSQWILGAEMITHALCAVGIYLGRFLRFNSWDFVTQPDALLTKGIEELIGRQPVVIMAVTFVILLSLYWMMKRVSLGFFMQPQNRIGIQGQGSNTDLH, encoded by the coding sequence ATGAAAGAGGAATTAATCGCCACATTTTTACAGGTTTTACGTTTTAATATGCGTTGGATGACTTGGAATTTATTTTTGGCTTTTATACCTTTAGCTTTGAGTATTTGGTTATTTCGCATTAAACGCGGACGTTCTTGGCTTTGGTGGCTAGGATTCCTAGTTTTCTTGGCATTCTTGCCCAATGCGCCTTATTTATTGACTGATATAATTCACTTTATCGAAGATGTCCGTCGGATTCAATCAGTGTGGATGATTACATTGGTGTTAATTCCGATTTATCTGCTAGTAATTTTGGCTGGGTTTGAAGCTTATGTCATATCTTTAATTAATTTTGGTTATTATTTACGCCGCATCGGTAAAAGTCAATGGATTTTAGGGGCTGAAATGATTACCCATGCGCTTTGTGCGGTTGGTATTTACTTGGGTCGCTTCTTACGTTTTAACAGTTGGGATTTTGTGACTCAACCTGATGCCTTACTCACCAAAGGAATTGAGGAGTTGATTGGTAGACAGCCTGTAGTAATTATGGCTGTTACCTTTGTGATCCTGCTCAGTTTGTACTGGATGATGAAACGAGTGTCTTTAGGGTTTTTTATGCAGCCCCAAAATCGCATAGGCATTCAGGGACAAGGATCTAATACTGATCTACATTAA
- a CDS encoding VC_2705 family sodium/solute symporter: MSVEIWTILLVGLSFLGYIYIGWQSRVKDSKDFFIAGQGIPSIANGAATAADWMSAASFISMAGLISFLGYDGSIYLMGWTGGYVLLALLLAPYLRKFGKYTVPDFVGDRYYSNVARLVAVVAAIFISLTYVAGQMRGVGIVFSRFLQVDINTGVIIGMVIVGFFAVLGGMKGITWTQVAQYFVLIFAYLIPAIAIAWQLTGNPIPQLAFTFSDVADKLNQIQVDLGFQEYTKPFVNKSMLDVLFTTVALMVGTAGLPHIIVRFYTVPSVRAARFSAGWALLFIAILYTTAPAIAMFARYNLINSLHNQTVAEVQQLDWATKWEKTGLLAFDDKNQDGRLQLTPSKDTNEITIDRDIIVLSTPEVAKLAPWVVGLVAAGGLAAALSTASGLLLVISSSVAHDIYYRIIDPTASEQKRVFFGRIMVGLSLVLAGYFGVNPPGFVSEVVAFAFGLAAASFFPVIILGIFDKRTNSEGAISGMLTGLIFTIVYIIGVKFGGMQPWFFGVSPEGIGTLGMLINFVVTLVVSRLTPPPPAEIQAMVEDLRSPVIEE, from the coding sequence GTGTCAGTTGAAATTTGGACTATTTTGTTGGTTGGACTCTCCTTCCTTGGCTACATTTATATTGGTTGGCAATCACGAGTTAAAGATAGTAAAGACTTTTTCATCGCCGGACAGGGGATACCCTCCATTGCTAATGGTGCAGCCACGGCAGCTGACTGGATGTCAGCCGCTTCGTTTATTTCAATGGCGGGGCTGATTTCTTTTTTGGGATATGACGGTTCTATTTATTTGATGGGTTGGACTGGTGGCTATGTGCTGTTGGCATTGCTGTTGGCTCCTTACCTCCGGAAATTTGGTAAATATACAGTCCCCGATTTTGTAGGCGATCGCTACTATTCAAATGTGGCTCGTTTAGTAGCAGTAGTTGCAGCTATTTTCATCTCCCTCACTTATGTGGCTGGGCAAATGCGGGGCGTGGGCATTGTTTTCAGCCGTTTCCTCCAAGTTGACATCAATACAGGTGTGATCATCGGCATGGTGATCGTTGGCTTTTTTGCCGTGTTAGGAGGGATGAAAGGCATTACCTGGACACAGGTAGCACAGTACTTTGTGTTAATTTTTGCTTATTTAATTCCAGCAATTGCGATCGCCTGGCAACTCACAGGTAATCCTATTCCCCAATTAGCATTTACCTTCAGCGATGTTGCCGACAAACTCAATCAAATCCAAGTTGATTTAGGGTTTCAGGAGTATACCAAGCCATTTGTCAACAAGTCCATGCTTGATGTGCTGTTTACAACTGTGGCCTTAATGGTCGGTACTGCTGGCTTACCCCATATTATTGTCCGGTTTTACACAGTCCCAAGTGTACGGGCAGCCCGTTTTTCTGCTGGTTGGGCATTGTTATTTATAGCGATTCTTTATACTACAGCTCCTGCGATCGCGATGTTTGCCCGCTATAACCTGATCAATTCTCTGCACAATCAGACCGTTGCAGAAGTGCAGCAGCTTGACTGGGCGACTAAGTGGGAAAAAACTGGACTGCTAGCCTTTGATGACAAAAATCAAGATGGTCGTCTTCAGTTGACCCCAAGTAAAGACACTAACGAAATTACAATTGATCGGGATATCATCGTCCTTTCTACTCCAGAAGTAGCTAAATTAGCTCCTTGGGTAGTTGGCTTAGTCGCAGCTGGTGGATTAGCAGCAGCTTTGTCTACAGCATCAGGTCTATTGCTGGTAATTTCCAGTTCTGTCGCCCACGATATCTATTACCGCATCATCGATCCCACGGCCTCCGAACAAAAACGGGTGTTTTTCGGGCGGATTATGGTGGGTTTGTCCCTAGTTCTGGCCGGCTACTTTGGGGTGAACCCGCCAGGATTTGTAAGTGAAGTCGTGGCTTTTGCTTTCGGTTTAGCTGCTGCTAGCTTTTTCCCCGTAATTATCTTGGGGATTTTCGACAAGCGCACCAATTCTGAAGGGGCAATATCTGGGATGTTGACTGGTTTAATTTTTACCATAGTCTACATTATCGGCGTTAAGTTTGGGGGTATGCAACCTTGGTTTTTTGGGGTTTCTCCAGAAGGAATTGGCACTCTAGGTATGCTGATTAACTTTGTAGTTACCTTAGTAGTTTCTCGCCTCACCCCACCCCCTCCGGCTGAAATTCAAGCAATGGTGGAAGACCTCCGCAGCCCAGTTATTGAAGAATGA
- a CDS encoding DUF4212 domain-containing protein, with protein MDEDQRRSYWRANTTLIRNLLIVWALVSIVFSILLVQPLNGIRFFGVPFGFWMAQQGSILVFVALIFIYAFQMDKLDRKYNIKK; from the coding sequence ATGGATGAAGATCAGCGTCGTTCTTACTGGCGTGCTAATACTACTTTAATTCGTAATCTTTTAATTGTCTGGGCATTGGTTTCTATAGTATTCAGTATTTTGCTGGTTCAACCATTAAACGGGATACGTTTTTTCGGCGTACCCTTTGGCTTTTGGATGGCACAGCAGGGATCAATCCTGGTATTTGTGGCTTTGATTTTCATTTATGCCTTTCAAATGGACAAGTTAGACCGCAAATATAATATCAAGAAGTGA
- a CDS encoding putative PEP-binding protein: MDKLYWLDQIKLQDRAQVGDKAYYLSKIMQRGYPVVPGFVVSAEMLRQFLATLNSTSALVADLPYSSLHLDVANWRQLQQVAGRLRQEIITGTVPPQWVNKIFTAAREWQSSYLILRPSMALSAIAPGGGNTSGLLDAIFCRCDEEAIALALKRTWSQLFRARSLLYWRRVGVNLQQVNLAVLVQPMENAIASGLLHAHSSGWTIEATKGLGVAISQGDVLPDVYYIQPETGVILERHLGNKMLAYGFDDPATVDLPKLVVTADNTDIVTYILQEAQQKQYALSEEYLQKVITLGNQLVSEIGSNFTIKWTISDQIPDANLYLTQVSSPQSTIPNLQFIKGIGASGGRLTAKAHVITDTHKQPGQIHKGVILVAVTIAPEWLPFLQEVAGIITERGGLTSHAAILARELGIPAVVSAGDATVLIQNGERLLVDGDRGEVYRIRTDKAAEGETQELNSPEPSITQSLHPPVEPHLPMISTQLLVNLSQPRLIEPAQILPVDGVGLLRSELMLLNILEGQHPHSWLVSGRQAELLEKWTEQIIRFTRAFAPRPVFYRSLDWRSHELPSGLHHQHSVQNSSPDDSLGGLNYRGTFSYVCNPAVFELELTALATVQKAGYSNVNLLLPFVRSVAEFSFCRDKVEQAGLTQVPQFQLWMMAEVPSVLFLLPEYVKAGVAGISIGTNDLTQLLLGVDREQGQITRVLNERHPAVMGAIAQLIQMAKTAGIPCSICGQAPAIYPEIIDQLVQWGITSISVEPEAVERTYKAIARAEQRLILAAARNQIGIT; this comes from the coding sequence GTGGATAAACTCTACTGGCTTGACCAAATTAAACTGCAAGACCGCGCTCAGGTAGGTGACAAAGCATACTACTTGAGTAAAATTATGCAGCGTGGCTATCCGGTGGTACCTGGTTTTGTCGTTTCAGCAGAAATGTTGCGACAATTTCTCGCGACTCTCAATAGTACGTCCGCTTTAGTAGCAGATTTACCTTATTCTTCTTTGCACCTAGATGTAGCTAATTGGCGACAACTCCAGCAGGTAGCTGGCCGCTTACGTCAGGAAATCATCACAGGGACAGTACCACCGCAGTGGGTAAATAAAATTTTCACCGCAGCCAGAGAATGGCAAAGTAGTTATCTGATTTTGCGCCCCAGCATGGCTTTATCGGCGATCGCACCTGGGGGAGGAAATACATCTGGGTTGTTGGATGCAATTTTTTGTCGCTGCGATGAAGAAGCGATCGCCTTAGCATTGAAACGCACTTGGAGTCAGTTATTTCGGGCTAGGAGTCTACTGTATTGGCGGCGGGTGGGAGTTAACCTGCAACAAGTTAATTTAGCGGTGTTGGTACAACCAATGGAGAATGCGATCGCTAGTGGTCTTCTTCATGCTCATTCTTCAGGGTGGACAATAGAAGCCACTAAGGGATTAGGAGTAGCCATTTCCCAAGGCGATGTCCTACCGGATGTCTATTACATCCAACCAGAAACAGGAGTAATCCTAGAGCGACATCTAGGCAATAAAATGTTGGCTTATGGCTTTGATGATCCCGCAACTGTGGATTTACCCAAGTTAGTCGTCACAGCAGATAATACTGATATAGTGACTTATATACTTCAAGAAGCCCAACAAAAGCAATACGCTTTATCAGAAGAATATCTGCAAAAAGTCATCACTCTGGGGAATCAACTTGTGAGTGAAATAGGAAGTAATTTTACTATTAAATGGACTATCTCTGATCAAATACCAGATGCCAATCTCTACTTAACTCAAGTTAGCTCTCCTCAATCTACAATTCCCAATTTACAGTTCATCAAAGGTATAGGGGCATCAGGGGGACGTTTGACAGCAAAAGCTCACGTAATTACCGATACCCACAAACAACCAGGACAAATACACAAAGGAGTCATTTTAGTAGCAGTAACTATTGCTCCAGAGTGGTTACCTTTTTTACAAGAAGTTGCGGGGATTATCACGGAGCGGGGAGGATTAACTAGCCATGCGGCAATTCTAGCCAGAGAATTAGGTATTCCCGCCGTAGTTAGTGCCGGAGATGCCACAGTATTGATTCAAAACGGGGAGCGGCTGCTTGTGGATGGCGATCGCGGCGAGGTTTATCGGATCAGAACAGACAAAGCAGCAGAGGGAGAAACTCAAGAACTAAATTCCCCAGAGCCAAGCATTACCCAATCTCTCCATCCTCCTGTCGAGCCTCACTTACCAATGATTTCTACCCAGTTGCTAGTTAACCTGAGTCAGCCCAGATTAATCGAGCCAGCGCAAATTTTACCAGTGGATGGAGTGGGATTGTTGCGCTCAGAATTAATGTTACTCAACATCCTGGAAGGACAACATCCCCATAGTTGGCTTGTCAGTGGTCGTCAAGCAGAATTGTTAGAAAAATGGACTGAGCAGATTATCCGGTTTACTCGTGCTTTTGCGCCGCGACCTGTTTTTTATCGTTCTTTGGATTGGCGATCGCATGAGTTACCATCAGGGCTACATCATCAACATTCTGTGCAGAATTCATCCCCGGACGATTCCTTGGGAGGGCTTAACTATCGCGGGACATTCAGTTATGTATGCAATCCCGCAGTTTTTGAGTTGGAACTCACAGCCTTAGCCACTGTGCAGAAAGCTGGATACAGCAATGTTAATTTATTGTTGCCTTTTGTTCGCAGTGTGGCAGAGTTTTCTTTTTGTCGGGACAAAGTTGAGCAAGCTGGTTTAACTCAAGTACCACAGTTTCAACTGTGGATGATGGCGGAAGTGCCAAGTGTGCTATTTTTACTCCCAGAATATGTCAAAGCAGGTGTAGCGGGGATTTCCATTGGCACAAATGACCTAACTCAATTACTGTTAGGTGTAGATCGAGAACAAGGACAGATTACCAGAGTATTGAATGAACGTCATCCGGCGGTAATGGGTGCGATCGCACAACTGATTCAAATGGCGAAAACTGCGGGTATACCTTGTTCAATCTGCGGTCAAGCACCAGCAATCTATCCAGAAATCATTGATCAATTGGTGCAATGGGGGATTACTTCTATTTCCGTAGAACCCGAAGCAGTGGAAAGGACATATAAAGCGATCGCTCGTGCTGAACAACGTTTAATTTTAGCCGCCGCCAGAAACCAAATAGGCATAACATAG
- a CDS encoding MgtC/SapB family protein — protein MLNTYYLTPDDSLNLIFRLCLALLIGAIIGIERQFKHKPAGLRTHMLVSFGAAVFIIIPLQAALPLMNPDALSRVIQGVATGVGFLGAGEIMRQSSEESQKIKIHGLTSAASIWVSAGLGMAAGCGLWQLGLIGAVLTFVVLNIFKKLE, from the coding sequence TTGTTAAACACCTACTACCTTACACCGGATGATTCACTGAATCTCATATTTAGGCTATGTCTCGCTTTGCTGATCGGGGCAATCATCGGCATAGAGCGCCAATTCAAGCATAAGCCAGCTGGTTTGAGAACTCATATGTTAGTAAGTTTTGGCGCAGCAGTATTTATAATTATACCTCTGCAAGCAGCCTTACCACTGATGAATCCTGATGCACTGAGCCGGGTTATCCAAGGTGTTGCAACTGGCGTGGGATTTCTGGGGGCTGGGGAAATTATGCGCCAATCTTCCGAAGAATCACAGAAAATTAAAATTCACGGACTGACATCAGCTGCATCTATTTGGGTTTCGGCTGGTTTGGGTATGGCTGCTGGGTGTGGTTTGTGGCAGTTAGGATTAATTGGTGCTGTCTTAACTTTCGTAGTTCTCAACATATTTAAAAAATTAGAATAA
- the recF gene encoding DNA replication/repair protein RecF (All proteins in this family for which functions are known are DNA-binding proteins that assist the filamentation of RecA onto DNA for the initiation of recombination or recombinational repair.) has translation MYLKNLHLRQFRNYQDQKVEFTAAKTILVGNNAQGKSNLLEAVELLATLRSHRMGRVTDFIQKGQDIAQINATLERENGTSDLALTLRHNGRRSVAINGESVRRQMDFLGVLNAVQFSSLDLDLVRGGPDVRRNWLDTLLIQLEPIYAHILQQYNQVLRQRNAFLKNIQDAHPPSTDGMNPLSTLAIWDAQLVTIGTKVIRRRDRAIQRLAPIAAAWHASISGSTEVLQINYLPSVPLAEIHPEEIQSAFLAKIQQRAAAELYRGTTLVGPHRDEVELIINQTPARQYGSQGQQRTLVLALKLAELQLIEQVVQEPPLLLLDDVLAELDPFRQNQLLDAIQDRFQTLITTTHLSSFDAQWLDSSQILYVKSGEIVS, from the coding sequence ATGTACTTAAAAAACCTCCACCTGAGACAATTTCGGAATTACCAAGACCAGAAGGTTGAGTTTACTGCTGCTAAAACAATTCTGGTGGGTAATAATGCTCAGGGAAAATCTAATTTATTGGAGGCGGTGGAGTTGTTGGCGACATTGCGATCGCATCGGATGGGGCGCGTCACGGATTTTATTCAAAAAGGACAGGATATAGCTCAAATTAATGCCACTCTGGAACGAGAAAATGGTACCAGTGATTTGGCTTTAACTCTCCGCCACAATGGTCGCCGTAGCGTGGCGATTAATGGCGAATCTGTGCGCCGACAAATGGATTTTTTGGGTGTACTCAATGCTGTACAGTTTTCTAGCTTGGATTTAGACTTAGTACGCGGTGGCCCTGATGTCCGTCGGAATTGGCTAGATACACTGTTAATTCAACTCGAACCAATTTATGCTCACATTTTGCAGCAATACAACCAAGTATTACGCCAACGCAACGCTTTTTTAAAGAACATTCAAGACGCGCACCCCCCTAGTACAGATGGGATGAATCCCCTCTCAACACTTGCCATCTGGGATGCTCAGTTAGTTACCATTGGTACCAAGGTAATTAGAAGACGCGATCGCGCAATTCAAAGACTGGCTCCCATCGCTGCTGCTTGGCACGCTAGTATTAGTGGTAGTACAGAAGTTTTGCAAATCAATTATCTGCCTAGTGTACCGTTGGCAGAAATCCATCCAGAAGAAATCCAGTCAGCTTTTTTAGCCAAAATTCAACAACGAGCTGCGGCTGAACTCTACCGCGGTACAACCCTGGTTGGACCTCATCGCGACGAAGTAGAATTAATCATTAATCAAACCCCGGCTCGTCAATACGGTTCTCAAGGTCAACAACGAACTTTAGTATTAGCCCTAAAATTAGCCGAATTACAACTCATTGAACAAGTCGTCCAAGAGCCACCCCTGCTATTGCTGGATGATGTTCTCGCTGAATTAGACCCATTCCGCCAAAATCAATTACTTGATGCCATTCAAGACCGATTTCAAACCCTAATTACAACCACTCACCTCAGCTCTTTTGATGCCCAGTGGTTGGATTCCTCGCAAATTCTGTATGTGAAGTCAGGGGAAATAGTATCGTAA